One stretch of Plasmodium yoelii strain 17X genome assembly, chromosome: 5 DNA includes these proteins:
- a CDS encoding early transcribed membrane protein: MKTTYVSLFFIILLICGIFECKASSVDETNDPKPNNVKLTDKINSIFKNKRNGKIAAIAASIAGSTIAIALALACMHPEVREKFGIRKRIKNFDDVNTPQDISLISPVENPYQEYYPEDYQEQYPEISSDQYIEQPQKHYTKRFLEQYTNSVQNDHTYSYSPTEEKYNTYYMAPDTHDEYEKLFTDDQKEEINDNIVYHDELSDLMGEGHKIYSMNDKPFDPYI; the protein is encoded by the coding sequence ATGAAAACCACATACGTTTCTctcttttttatcatattacTAATTTGCGGTATTTTTGAATGTAAGGCATCATCAGTTGATGAGACAAACGATCCAAAGCCTAATAATGTTAAATTAACagacaaaataaatagtatatTTAAGAATAAAAGAAACGGAAAGATAGCAGCTATAGCCGCTTCTATTGCAGGATCAACAATCGCCATTGCGTTAGCACTTGCTTGTATGCACCCTGAAGTCCGAGAAAAATTTGGAATTAGAAAAcgtattaaaaattttgatgATGTAAATACCCCTCAAGATATATCATTAATAAGCCCAGTCGAAAATCCATACCAAGAATATTACCCAGAAGATTACCAAGAACAATATCCAGAAATTTCCTCAGACCAATATATAGAACAACCTCAAAAGCATTATACAAAACGATTTCTAGAACAGTACACAAACTCAGTACAAAACGATCATACATATAGTTATAGCCCCACTGAAGAAAAATACAACACATATTATATGGCACCAGATACTCATGACGAATATGAGAAACTATTTACAGATGATCAGAAGGAAGAAATAAATGACAATATAGTTTATCACGATGAATTAAGCGATTTAATGGGTGAAGGACATAAAATTTATAGTATGAATGATAAACCATTTGACCCATACATATAA